A region from the Chloroflexota bacterium genome encodes:
- a CDS encoding TIM barrel protein, with protein sequence MDTPGPPTPDLRSRLRRSGDALRETSIGTVPILWNSVDVGEPLPGTSAATILDEIARLGYEGTQLGTGFPEGKELRTALAARGLRLAEVYAALPATSDGLAKDALALGRERLRLLHEGGGDVLCVALDGSADRDERAGRANQPGTPRLSDTAWRGLATALHTLADETIERGHRLAFHPHAATLVETPEEVDRLVAETDGARVGICLDVGHHLVGGGDPVDALRRLGARVTHVHLKDVDPDVLADLRSGALSGLRRAVEARIFTELGSGALDLPGCLRVLAERRYAGWLMVEQDSSWSPPSEAAAIGRRVLASMLTVVGSEPLNTEPIT encoded by the coding sequence TTGGACACGCCCGGCCCCCCCACCCCGGATCTGCGGTCACGGCTCAGGCGCTCGGGAGACGCCCTGCGCGAGACGTCGATCGGGACCGTGCCGATCCTCTGGAACAGCGTCGACGTCGGGGAGCCCCTGCCGGGCACGAGCGCGGCGACGATCCTCGACGAGATCGCGCGGCTCGGCTACGAGGGGACCCAGTTGGGTACGGGCTTTCCCGAGGGCAAGGAGCTGCGGACAGCCCTGGCGGCGCGCGGCCTCCGGCTGGCCGAGGTGTACGCCGCCCTGCCGGCGACCTCCGACGGGCTGGCGAAGGATGCCCTGGCCCTCGGGCGCGAGCGGCTGCGCCTGCTCCACGAGGGCGGGGGCGACGTGCTCTGCGTGGCGCTCGACGGTTCTGCCGACCGCGACGAGCGAGCCGGCCGTGCGAATCAGCCGGGCACACCCCGCCTGTCGGATACAGCCTGGCGGGGACTCGCGACGGCGTTGCACACCCTCGCCGACGAGACGATCGAGCGAGGTCATCGGCTGGCCTTCCATCCCCACGCCGCGACGCTCGTGGAGACGCCCGAGGAGGTCGACCGCCTCGTGGCGGAGACGGACGGAGCACGGGTGGGCATCTGCCTCGACGTCGGCCACCATCTCGTCGGCGGCGGCGATCCGGTGGACGCGCTCCGTCGGCTCGGCGCCCGGGTCACCCACGTCCACCTGAAGGACGTCGATCCGGACGTGCTCGCGGATCTGCGCAGCGGCGCGCTGAGCGGACTCCGCCGGGCGGTCGAGGCTCGCATCTTCACCGAGCTCGGATCGGGAGCCCTCGATCTGCCCGGATGCCTGCGCGTCCTCGCGGAGCGCCGCTATGCCGGCTGGCTCATGGTCGAGCAGGACAGCAGCTGGTCGCCACCATCGGAGGCGGCCGCGATCGGGCGCCGCGTCCTCGCATCGATGCTCACCGTCGTCGGGTCGGAACCGCTGAACACGGAACCGATCACATGA